The following are encoded together in the Triticum dicoccoides isolate Atlit2015 ecotype Zavitan chromosome 6B, WEW_v2.0, whole genome shotgun sequence genome:
- the LOC119326265 gene encoding cinnamoyl-CoA reductase 1-like, whose translation MSSHSETRSNSNGERQQQQQVCVTGAGGFIGSWVVKELLIRGYRVRGTAREPADHKNAHLLALEGAKERLSLCRADLLDRDNLIAVFSGCHGVFHIASPISNTDPDLMVVAVEGTKNVINAAADAGVQRVVFTSSYGAVHMDPNRSSDAVLQESCWSDYEFCKQTGNLYCCSKMMAEITAKEEAAKRGLELVVVVPSVTIGPALQQKLNLGITHIIRYVTGAKKTYPNAVAAYVDVREVARAHVLVYERPDARGRYLCIGAVVHRADLVKLLGDLFPEYQITAKCEDDGKPMARPYRFSNQRLRDLGLEFTPLRQTLYDTVVSLQQQGHLLLPAVPGPERARL comes from the exons ATGTCTTCCCATTCCGAAACCAGGTCCAACAGCAATGgtgagaggcagcagcagcagcaagtttGTGTGACCGGAGCAGGAGGCTTCATTGGTTCATGGGTGGTGAAGGAGCTCCTCATCCGTGGCTACCGTGTCAGGGGAACTGCCAGAGAGCCTG CTGATCACAAGAACGCCCACTTGCTTGCTCTCGAGGGAGCCAAGGAGAGGCTATCCCTGTGCCGCGCCGACCTCCTGGACCGCGACAACCTCATCGCCGTGTTCAGCGGATGCCACGGCGTCTTTCATATCGCCTCACCGATCTCCAATACGGACCCG GACCTCATGGTGGTTGCCGTGGAGGGAACCAAGAACGTGATCAACGCGGCGGCGGACGCGGGCGTGCAACGCGTGGTGTTCACCTCCTCCTACGGTGCGGTGCACATGGACCCCAACCGGAGCTCCGACGCCGTGCTCCAGGAGTCATGCTGGAGTGACTACGAGTTCTGCAAGCAAACAGGC AATCTGTACTGCTGCTCGAAGATGATGGCCGAGATCACCgcgaaggaggaggcggccaagagggggctgGAGCTAGTGGTGGTGGTGCCGTCGGTGACGATCGGCCCGGCTCTGCAGCAGAAGCTCAACCTGGGCATCACTCACATCATCCGCTACGTGACGGGCGCCAAGAAGACCTAtcccaacgccgtcgccgcctacgTCGACGTCCGTGAGGTCGCCCGCGCACACGTTCTCGTCTACGAGCGCCCCGACGCGCGCGGCCGCTACCTCTGCATCGGCGCCGTCGTTCACCGCGCCGACTTGGTGAAGCTCCTCGGTGACCTCTTCCCCGAGTACCAGATAACTGCCAA ATGTGAAGATGACGGCAAGCCTATGGCCAGGCCATACAGGTTCTCCAACCAGAGGCTCAGGGACCTGGGCTTGGAGTTTACTCCCCTCAGGCAGACTTTGTATGACACAGTGGTATCGCTGCAGCAGCAGGGTCACCTGCTTCTGCCTGCGGTTCCGGGGCCAGAGCGTGCACGCCTCTAA